CGGGGGCTGGAACTCGCCCGCGACACCGTCCCGGAGGCGCGGCTGGTCCAGGGCGATATGGCCGCGCTGCCCGTGGCCGACGACAGCGTGGACGGCGTCACCGCCTATCACGCGGTCTTTCACGTCCCGCGGGAGCGCCACCCCGAGGTGTACCGTGAGTTCGCTCGCGCGTTGCGTCCCGGCGGGGTGGTTCTCACGACGCTCCCGAGCGGGGCCTTCGAGACCGTCCGACGCGGGTGGATGGGCGGCTCGATGTTCTTCTCGGCGCCCGGCCGGCGGGCGACGCTGGACCAGCTCACCGACGCCGGCTTCGACGACGTGTGGACCGCGACGGCCGACGACCCGCTGGGCAGTTCGACCGAGTTCGCCTTCGCCCGGCTGGGCTGACGCCCCAGCAAATTTGTTAGTGGGCGGACAAGATACCGCATGGCACTCGACGTTTCACCGCCCGACCCGCCGTCGCTGACCGACCCGCAGTCCCGCGAGCGCTACGAAGCTATCGACGTCGACGAGGACGCGGGTGACGACTACCGCCGAGACGAACTCGAAGCGATGCTGGCCGACGGGGCGTGGGCCGACGGGTTCGAGGAGTGGACGACGGGGACGGGGCTGACAGAGAGCGAGTTCGAGGTGCTCGTGCGCCACGGCCTGTTCGACCAGCTGGACTTCTACTGGCACCCCGCGGACCGGGCGGTCGGCTACCGCGTGCCGGACCTCTCCGACGACGCGCGCGAGGCGCTGGCCAGCGACGCCGCCGAAGTCGAGTCCGAACTGGAGTCGCTGTGCCGGGTGGTCTCGGAGACGCTGGAGAACGACTACCTCCTCCGGGACGAGTAGCCGGTCGGCTTCTCCGCCGGCTCAGTCGGCCCGTTCGAGCCTGATATCCAGTGCCTCGTACGCCTCGATGACCGACTTCACCCCGCCCACCGAGACCACGTCGCCCTCGTACTCGACGCAGATGCTGTTCTCCATGGGGAACTCGTTGGTGAAGGGGTCGAGCAGGCCCTGGCGAATCTCGACGAC
The Halomicroarcula saliterrae genome window above contains:
- a CDS encoding class I SAM-dependent methyltransferase; translation: MDPNEVRRAWDEVAETYAQRRDPDGSDAALVDDLLAELPPNPTVLDVGCGDGARTLANLPAGAVGLDFSRRGLELARDTVPEARLVQGDMAALPVADDSVDGVTAYHAVFHVPRERHPEVYREFARALRPGGVVLTTLPSGAFETVRRGWMGGSMFFSAPGRRATLDQLTDAGFDDVWTATADDPLGSSTEFAFARLG